GTTGCATATTATGGTGCTGCTGTTGCATTTGCGAGCTATTTCATCTTTAAGTTTTGCATTTTGCAGTATAGAAAGCAATTGCAGACAGGAAATAAAGGCTTAACCAAAGAATTCATCCTTCGAACATGTACTTACAGAGAGCTAAAGAGGGCAACAAATGGCTTCAAGGAGGAGTTGGGAAAGGGTTCTTTTGGAGCAGTGTACAGAGGAAGCTTTGATAAGGGTAAAACACTTGTGGCAGTGAAGAGACTGGAAAAGGTGGTAGAAGAAGGAGAGAGGGAATTCCGGGCTGAAATGAGGGCCATTGGCAGAACTCGTCACAAGAATCTGGTGCGTCTGATTGGATACTGTGCTGAAGGATCTAAAAGGCTTCTGGTATATGAATACATGAGCAATGGTTGCCTGGCAAATCTTCTTTTCAAAGCAAAACAACGCCCTGATTGGACTGAAAGATTGAGAATTGCACTGAATGTGGCCAGAGGGGTTCACTATCTCCACGAAGAATGTGAAGCTCCCATTATTCACTGTGATATAAAGCCACAGAACATATTGCTAGACGATTCCGGGACAGCTAAGATCTCTGATTTTGGGCTGGCAAAACTTCTGATGCCAGACCAAACAAGAACCTTCACCGGTGTGAGAGGGACTAGAGGATATTTAGCTCCAGAATGGCAAACGAATGCCCCCATTTCTGTAAAAGTTGATGTCTACAGCTATGGGATTGTCCTGCTAGAAATCATATGCTGTAGAAGAAACATAGAAGTTTTTAATGTATCAAAAATAGAAGAGATTCAGCTGTGTGTATGGGCTTACCAATGCCTCGTCACAATGGAGTTGGACACACTCGTTAAGGGTGAAGAAGTAGACAGGAATGCCTTGCAAAGAATGGTTGCAGTAGCCATCTGGTGCATCCAAGATGAGCCCGCTCTTCGCCCTTCCATGAAGCGGGTCTTACAGATGTTGGAGGAGCTGAAAGAAGTCCCAATCCCTCCATGCCCCTCAGCTTGCAACTCCTAAATACAAAGAATTGTTGCCATCTTGTCCTTTTGTCAAGAACTTTCCTTGTAGCATCAAGCTGTATGTTAGGTTTAAGGACATTACTTTGTATTTTGTAATGCCAATAAGATATGGAGCCTATGTGTGTGAGATTAATGTACATTGTAACTATCTATTTTTAACTATTTCATATTACATGTTTGATCAGTTAGTTACATTAGCAATTTAAATAGTGGTTAATTATTTACTGTGAGTTATAATAATGGCATTGTTTCTAGGAGTAATTCATGGTTCTCCAGTCTCCTGAAGGAAGAATATTAAGCAATCaaatatattcaatttcatACGGAACGACGGAGAGATTTGAACTGAAAGAGAGTGAAGTATTCACCGAATCTCCCCCAACATCCTCCAATAACAAATCTCCATTAAACTTGAATACCTAATGGCAACCGCCCCTAATCACTGTAAAACGAAAGCCGCCACGGAACCAGCAATTGATATAGAATTTTCAGCATTGAAATGAAATATAAACTAAACAAAATCGCAGACAGAAATGAATCGGTTAGAAACAGAACAATGCTAGTACGCTACCTTCTTCTCTCCTAAGCCAATGTGCCTATTCTGCAGCCGGATGAACTGTTGATTCAGATCATCAACTTCAGTAGCAGCGGAGCTTCTCTATCTTCGATCGCTCACTTTTCTCTCTGCAATTCACCACTACGGTAGAGAGGGAAACAGAGGCATTTGGCGCGAGCAGAGTGACATGTCACTCCATATTGTTGACataaagtgtatatatatatatatacacacacatatatttagTAGTGTAAACTCTATTATAAGGTAATATCTGTTCAATATACTCAATCCTTGACATGTTCACAATTATACAAAAATGTACTGTAATAgatttagaattttataattataattaaaattgtagaaagaataaattataatttatagaattaaaagcataaaaattattaatttaatattttaatagattAAAGTTGGTTGTGCAAGGTCAATGTTTTAAAAATGTGAGATGGATAAACACGGTCCACATTCTAATGTTGACAAGCATGACATGACTCATATTAGTAGAGTCGACACGACACGACCCACTTGTCATCACTATAAATAAGTAGCCAATCTGTTATACTCATTCCAACCCCCacccaaaaacaaacaaaaaagaaagaaaaaaactagTAGAGCAATCATTAGTTACTCAAAGAATTTTGGATCACACCTCAAGGCATGAGCActtatttatacaagaatacaACAATTCAAAGTTTCAAACCCAGAATACACCACTGCTCCTGCATATCAAAGAAAAAGCTAGCAATACAGTTCACATGTGAAAGGATAACCAAAGACTAGTTGCTTTGAGAAGTCAATTTCATTGAACTCTTGGGTACTTTTCATTATAAATCTTGTGCAACTCCCACAGTGATTTTACCCAGTAATCATAGTTCCAGCTCCTTGATCAGTGAGGATCTCGAGTAGTAACGAGTGCTCAAGTCGTCCATCAATAATACTTGCAGTCCGTACCCCTTGAGCCAGAGACCTCAAGCAGCAATTCACTTTCGGGATCATACCACCAGCAATCTTCCCATCATCAATCATCTTCTTCACCCCTTTAATATCGATCTCTTTCACCAAGCTTCCTGGATCATCTCGGTCCTTCAAGATACCAGCCACATCTGTCAAGAGTATCAGCTTTTCTGCTCCCAATGTTGCAGCTAGCTCACCTGCTGCTGTGTCTGCATTAATATTGTAGGACTGCCCAGTCTTGTCAGCTGCAACAGATGCAATCACGGGGATATGATAATTGTCAATGAGAGGCCTCAGCACAGCAGGGTCTACTCTTTCAATCTCGCCAACCAAGCCAAGCTGTGCAGAATTGGGAGAGGGCCGTGCAGTTAGGAGATGGCCGTCAATACCTGATAGCCCTACTGCAGTTGCCCCTGCCTTGTTGATCAAGGACACAAGGTGTTTATTGACTTTACCAATCAATACCATCGAGACAATTTCCATTGTAGAAGCATCAGTTACACGAAGGCCATTCAGAAAGTTGGGTTTGATCCCCaaccgcccaagccactggTTGATCTCAGGCCCCCCACCATGGACAAAGACAATACGGAGGCCAACACAAGAGAGGAGGACAAGATCAGCAATAACAGATGCCTGAAGGGCCTCGGATTTCATTGCTGCTCCTCCATATTTTACTATGACTGTCTTACCACGAAATTTCTGAATGAAAGGTAGTGCTTCTGAAAGGATTTTGACTCGGGTTGGTGCAGGAGTGGAAAAGGGCGCAGGTGCTACAATTGACTCCAAGGATGTTTTGAGACATGAGTTCAGGAAAGGATTGCTGTTGATCTTCCCATTGGCTTTTATGGTTGGGAGAGATACTGGGAAGTGAGGATTAGAATCCCGAAATGTTAAGTCTTTAAAGCGCGGGGAAGGAAGAGGAAGGGTTTTAGCGGCCAGCATTGTTTCTACTTTTACTCTCTCTCCCTTGAGTAAATCAAAGGAGAAAGGTTAAAGACTTGTGATAAAGGAGATtgctaaaaattcaaaattgcaGCAACGAAGTACACAATCTGCAAAACCAATCACTCAAAGTTATAATTAGATGTGCAAAATCAAAAGATTGGACTTAGTGTGTTAATTAGATACACTAATATTCTATGCACTTGTCTTTACAACAGTTATACTAAATTTCCACTCTGTTGAATTTGGTCATTGAGTAAACTATTTTAGCCATCAACCTATAAGACTCACATTGTGGTTTACCAGCATCAACAAGGCAACAAGCACAATTGAAAAATCACAAGAGCAACATAGTTTTGAGAAATCCATCATGAAGATGGCTAAGGACTTGGATATTacaattgcccaaggaattctATGGCAACCCTCTTTGGCTCTCTCATATTAAGGCTGTTCAAAAATCTGATATCCAGTCTTGTTTTGTGTTTACAGGGTTCAATAAACCTCCCCCCTCCAGCCCACCACCACAAATCCAGAACTTTCTTGttctatcttcttcttcttcttcttctttcaattTCAACTCTCAATGTACACAACAGTGCAAGCAATTCACATGCCATTAATGGCAAATAACAGAAAATTTTGCATAATTTGACACAGTCCAATAACTTGACTTAAATCAAATTATCATTACCACTAAGTACCTGAACTATTCAATTCAGATGCTACTCAAAAAAATTCAGTTGACACTtgagaaagaaagaaggaaagAAGATTCAAGCTTGAGATACTGACATATATAGCCGTTAAGCTTCATCCGCATTGCATCAAACACTTGTCATGCACAAACAATTAAGCAAGCTCATATGGGtgcatacatacacacaaaCAAGTGAGTTTAGGAGGATTGGTTAAAGAAAACCATGGAGGAGAGAGATTACCAGAATGAAGATCATCAAAGACTAAGCGCTGATTCGATGAAGAAGCATCCGTGTCTATACATACAAAGTTCCCAATACCTACATTTCCTCGTGGAATCAATAATAAGCTTGGAATGTTCCACTTTGTTTATTCGTcattttcattatgtttaaaaataattggATTTATAACTGCAACGTGAAATGTTCGGTTTTTGCGGATCTAAAATTCCTATTCCATTGGTATAGTGATACATATATAAACACTACCCAACAAGTTTGGAATAAGTgtaagtttgtttttttttttggtaaatttacagggtctgtCTCTTCATCTGTTTAACCGGGATCCATTCACATTCGCTCCGGGAGATACGAGAGGAGGTACGGGAGTTGGCCTAGGGGAATAAGTGTAAGTTAGATGTTGAATCCCACGTGAAAATATAATTAGGtaactaaatttaatatatatatatatatatatataattgaaacaTTAATTTGTTAAAGAATGAGGGTGTACATTCATTGACGCCAATTTGTTTCAGTGGAGTCAATTCGCAACTCACTCTATCAAAACGTCGGATTTCTAAATTCTCATAAGGCCCCCCCGGAATTCCTTCCCGGGCCTGTTGAATCATTTTTATGGATTCTTCCATTTCGCCGATTCTTACTAAATAACGAGCTAAAGAATCCCCCTCTTTTTGCCATTGAACCTCCCAAGCAAATTCGTCGTAACACTCATACTGATCGATTTTACGAAGATCCCATTCGATTCCCGAAGCTCGTAGCATTGGTCCGGATAAACCCCAATTGAGTGCTTCTTCTGCCCTAATAGTGCCTATACCTTCAACTCGTTCTAAAAAAATGGGATTCTGTGTAATAAGTTTTTGGATCTCATGATTTCTCATATGAAAAAGTCATtgcatgtcatctgagcacaagttCTCTTGGCATCTTCAAAGGTCTTTAGTTTATTTGGACCAGGGGAATTGTCTGATAGGGTTTCGCACGTTGTTGGAAGACAATGAGATGCATGCACCGGAGGAAGTGAAAGGAATAGAAAAAGGAGAAATGAGATGCACGTGGTTGGAAGACAacaaatttgtttaatatatgtTGGTGAAAATAAAGATTCACAAAATCTTGGAtttataggctatgtttggcaaacctagctgaaaaggtagctgaaagctgaaaaggagctgaaagctgaaaagctataagttaggagctgaaacaggtgagctgttaagctagctgttatgcttaaaagtgtttggtaaaattagctttttgataagctgataaatgtaaaaagactaaaaagggcatcttcataaaatttaaatttgtttgtttacatattaaaatttaacgtttgaaaataaaattattagcaaatcatgatctagcatcccataatgaagtagcaatattgttgcgaatctccttcatctcagtagaggtctgacttaaactttcgttggtggaggtattactacttgaatcttgaagttcatcgggcggtatgtaatctggatgctgctcaagcacattaaacatcatgtcatcttgtgaattcttccgaatataattatgtaaggcAAATGTGGCCATAATAACATCAATTTGGGTCTCCACACTAAACTGTGGCATTTTAGCAAGTATCTTCCATCTCTTCTTCAATACTCCAAACGACCTCTCAATACAACTTCGAAGAGAAGAATGTGCACGATTGAATGCTTCTTGAGCATTAGTTGGCGGCTCTTGTTCAAATTGAGATTGATGATACCTTATTCTTGGATACGGTACCAAATATCCTTGTTTATCTGGATATCCTTTATCTACCAAATAATAtcttcctaaaaaaaatataacactaaacaattataaagaataaaattatatgatttttattagagTTAAAGTAATACGAATATGATACCTTGTGGCGGCTTGGGAAAGTTCATTGATGGTGTACTAATTGCATGAACAAATACACGTGTATCATGTGCGGATCCTTCCCATCCAACAGATATAAAAGTGAAACACATATCAAAGTCACACACTGCCATGACATTGAAAGTAGGAATTCCTTTTCTCCCTCTATATCGCAATTGATCAGCCTCAAGAATGCATGCTGCTATATGAGTACCATCAATACATCCAATGCAATCctatttatcatatatattagataatcaatcttaaaataataatagtagtagtaatagtaataataataataataataataataataataatagtaatggttACATTTTACCTTGAAATATGGCATGTATCGTGCATCATTAGTAATGTAAGACGGTATAGCTTGAAATGTAGGATCATTTGGTGTTATGATATCACGTGCAAGCCCTTGATATCCCCTACTCCTACCACTAATTGCTTCCAAAACTTCATGAAATGCTCTACTTATTGTTTCACCGGAACGTTGAAATCGCTCTCCAACATCTCTATTTGAAGCACCCATAGCAagtgtgtatataaatataccaACTTTCTCCACAATTGACATATTCCTAGTAGATCGTAAtccatattttgaatataagtCTTCACATAATTGCTTAAACAAAGCGGAGTCCATTCTAAATGTATTTACACATCGAATAGGATGTCCATTCAAGACTTCTCTCATCCATTCCTGTCCTCTAAAAAGTGAAGTCATACAAGgttctttataaatatatttatagtaatatgTTTTGGTTAAAGCAATTGTGGCATACGATGTTATAATTGCACAAAGTGCAtgctttctcttttttcttttccgtTCCAACTCCATGATGtacctaataaatataaaataatgaaaaccaaacatattgaaataatgttcaaacataagaacatatattttaaaatatataaagtgaaacaaaatgtttatagttcataaaattaattcatacaaaaattaatgttcaaacacacaaatgtcaaattgaaattacaaccaaacatattgaaataaaatgagCATTCACTTGCTTGTATCATGCATATACTTCAACCAAGCTTTTCTAGAGAAGTCATCATCAATATTGGAAAAAATTTCCCTATTCAAATCATCTTTAAGAAAGCTAAGAGAAAAACACCACAAATCTCCACCTTTTTCCATAATACCATCAGTAACCATGCGGTTAATAACACTTATTGCTGCAGTAAGACTAACAGTTGTAGTGCTTTGAGTATTCACAGTACTATCCCCTATTAAAACGTCTAATGCCCGGTTTGAATTTGAAATCAAACTATTCAATTGACTAGAAAGTTGAGCTGCTCCTCCCGATTGTCTCCTCTTACGCGTCATTTGAGTGGGTTTAAGACCAATATTCTGAGTTTTTGCacattttttaacattattacTTTGAGATTGTCTAGGTACTTGAGTACCACTAACATCCTGGTTACCAACACAATGGTTCACCTCACTCATGAAATTATTCCAAAATGAAGACTCATCTACCTCCAAATCATGCAATTGGGAAGAATGTTGGTTATCCTGAGAATATAACAAATCTTCAAATCCTTGCGTAGTCCTATTCTCTTCTTcactttctatattttcttcCTCAATATCAACAGGTTGCACTAATTGAGGATCCATAGTGGGTGCAACACAACCTTCACCATTTGCATAGCTATCTTCAAATAATTTAGACCACAAATCATCCATTGCAGGATCGATGGATTTATTACGAAATTTTTTATACTCGGAGTTCTCCtacaaaagaaatgaaaagaataagtttacaatcaacaccaaaatataattatgttttaatcttaaaaatctataatactaaccttgattttttttctcccacCATTCATCAGAGCCACTAATCTTATGTGTACTAGGATCCCACCCTAAACCAGTTTCTTCACGTTTCAGCTGCTTCCAAGTTCTCCATTCTTTTTTCATAGCATCCCACTTATTCTTTAaacttttatttgaaattttccGTTTGGCAGTAGATTCAaactcttctttaatttctttccattTCATTAATCCACGCCCATGCTTTcgaatatatttgatacaaatcTCACAAAAGACCACCATGTACTCATTGGTCCACTTAAAATTCTCTCCATCCATATTATCATTTGTTGATGTCATATTGCTAATTtagaaataacaacaacaataatataataataatccaatttaAACAAGCATTAgtagttgaatacttgaatagaaatattaaaaaaaaaaaaagagcaacagGAAACAGTGAttgaatacttaaaaaaaaaaaaagagcaacagGAAACAGTGATTGAATACTTGAAAATTATTTCATATCTTTAATAtacatatcaaaaataaaaaacaaaaaaaaaaagaaaaggaaacaatggtgttgaatacttgaaaaCCATTTCATCATATctgttttttatatatatatatatattatatcaaaaacaaacattgcagattacattga
This portion of the Ipomoea triloba cultivar NCNSP0323 chromosome 5, ASM357664v1 genome encodes:
- the LOC116020852 gene encoding acetylglutamate kinase, chloroplastic-like, with product MLAAKTLPLPSPRFKDLTFRDSNPHFPVSLPTIKANGKINSNPFLNSCLKTSLESIVAPAPFSTPAPTRVKILSEALPFIQKFRGKTVIVKYGGAAMKSEALQASVIADLVLLSCVGLRIVFVHGGGPEINQWLGRLGIKPNFLNGLRVTDASTMEIVSMVLIGKVNKHLVSLINKAGATAVGLSGIDGHLLTARPSPNSAQLGLVGEIERVDPAVLRPLIDNYHIPVIASVAADKTGQSYNINADTAAGELAATLGAEKLILLTDVAGILKDRDDPGSLVKEIDIKGVKKMIDDGKIAGGMIPKVNCCLRSLAQGVRTASIIDGRLEHSLLLEILTDQGAGTMITG
- the LOC116020503 gene encoding uncharacterized protein LOC116020503, giving the protein MDDLWSKLFEDSYANGEGCVAPTMDPQLVQPVDIEEENIESEEENRTTQGFEDLLYSQDNQHSSQLHDLEVDESSFWNNFMSEVNHCVGNQDVSGTQVPRQSQSNNVKKCAKTQNIGLKPTQMTRKRRQSGGAAQLSSQLNSLISNSNRALDVLIGDSTVNTQSTTTVSLTAAISVINRMVTDGIMEKGGDLWCFSLSFLKDDLNREIFSNIDDDFSRKAWLKYMHDTSKGQEWMREVLNGHPIRCVNTFRMDSALFKQLCEDLYSKYGLRSTRNMSIVEKVGIFIYTLAMGASNRDVGERFQRSGETISRAFHEVLEAISGRSRGYQGLARDIITPNDPTFQAIPSYITNDARYMPYFKDCIGCIDGTHIAACILEADQLRYRGRKGIPTFNVMAVCDFDMCFTFISVGWEGSAHDTRVFVHAISTPSMNFPKPPQGRYYLVDKGYPDKQGYLVPYPRIRYHQSQFEQEPPTNAQEAFNRAHSSLRSCIERSFGVLKKRWKILAKMPQFSVETQIDVIMATFALHNYIRKNSQDDMMFNVLEQHPDYIPPDELQDSSSNTSTNESLSQTSTEMKEIRNNPIFLERVEGIGTIRAEEALNWGLSGPMLRASGIEWDLRKIDQYECYDEFAWEVQWQKEGDSLARYLVRIGEMEESIKMIQQAREGIPGGPYENLEIRRFDRIVYFVAAILNF